GCAGGCGATGTTTGGCGCGGCGCAGCCGTTTTGCGCTGGCGATATCGCGCGACAGAAATACCGACAGCGCCAGCCGCAGGTTATTCATTAGCTGCTCATGCAGCTGCTCCAGCTCTTTTAGCCCTTCCGGTGAAAAAGCGCGACGCGCAGCCAGTGACTTATCGGCTACGTCGCCGCTCATGCGTTCAATAATATCGCCCGCCTGCTCCAGATTCAGCGCAGTTTCAATGATTTCAGCCCAGCGGCGCGAGTCCTCTTCCGGCAGATCCTCTTTTGGCATCCGCGCCAGGTAAAGTTTGATGGCGGTATAGAGCACATCCACATCATCATCCAGCCGCCGTATTTCACGATCCTGACGCGGTTCACCGTGAATAACCTTACTGAAGTTAAACATCATCAACTCCAATACATCGCCCATGCGCAGCGTTTCACGCGCCGCATTTGCCAGCGCCAGCGCGGGGGTATCGAGCGCGCTGCGATCGAGATGTTTCGGCTTCAGACGTGCGTCATTCTCCTGATCGTCCCGGATCAGCCGTTTACACAAGCGCGCCATTGGATCGGTGAAGGGCACCATAATTACGCAGCGGATCAGGTTGTAGAAGACATGAAAGAAAATTACCAGCTCTTCATCATGAACCGGCAACCTGTCAAGCCAGGGTGCCAGCACATGTATAAAAGGCAGTACCAGCACGCAGCCGATAGCTTTAAACAACAGGCTGCCAAGCGCCACGCGCTTCCCGGCGGCGTTAGAGCCACTGTTATTGAGCATCGCCAGCAGGCCGCTACCAAGGTTAGCGCCGATAACCAGGCACAGTGCTACCTGAAAGGAAATGACGCCGGTTGCCGTTAAGGTGGCCGTCAGCAGCACCGCCGCCAGGCTGGAATAGCTGATAATGGCAAATACCGCGCCGATCAGCGCATCCAGCATGATATCGCCGGTTAGCGACGAGAAAAGAACCTGCACGCCCGATGCCTGAGTAATCGGGCGTGCCGCCTCGACCACCAGCTGTAGCGCCAGCAGAATCAAGCCTAAGCCGATACTGGCCCGCCCCAGCTGACCGGCACGCGACTGTTTACGCCCAAGGAAAAATACCACGCCAAAGAAGATAAATAGCGGCGATAGCCAGGAGAGATCAAAGGTCAGCACGCGCGCCATGATCGCCGTCCCGACATCAGCGCCGAGGATAATAACCAAAGCGGGCGTTAGCCCTACCAGGTTTTGTGCCACGAATGAAGTGACTAACAGCGTGGTAGCATTGCTGCTCTGCACCAGCGCCGTCACGCCAATACCGGCGATAAAAGCCATCGGTTTTTTTTCTACGCTGCGGCTTAGCACGCGCCGCAGATCCGCACCGTAAACGCGCATAATACCGGTACGGACAATATGCGTGCCCCATACCAGTAACGCGACGGCGGAAAGTAAATTAAGCAGAGTTAACACAACTATCCACTCCTTCGTGCCGGACTAAAGCAGCATTGGTTGCCAGCCCGACAGAAAAAATCAACAAATGAAGGAAATGCCTGCCCTTTAAGCACACCACGGCGGCATATTTTTAGCTTATTTTTCAGGCAAGTTAATACTGGCGGCACTATAAATGTAGACCAATAGCGACGAGTGGCAGGTAAAGTTAAGTCCGGTTGCGGGCGGTTAACGGTAAAGAAGTTATCCGCCAGCCGGAGCTGGCGTGCAGGAACCCATTTTCAGGATAAGCGATAAGGCCAGCTGGTGAAGCTGACCTGATACCGCGTCTTAATCCGCATCATAGCCGAGATGCGAAGCCAGCCAGCGCTCGACTTCGCTGACCGCCATTCCTTTACGCTGCGCATAATCCTCAATCTGATCGCGTTGCAGCTGCGCCACGGCAAAGTAGCGGCTGTCAGGATGGCTGAAATACCAGCCGGAAACCGAAGCGCCGGGCCACATGGCGAAAGATTCCGTCAGCTTCATACCGGTATGGCGCTCTACCTCCAGCAGCTGCCAGATGGTGGCTTTCTCGGTATGTTCCGGACAGGCGGGATAGCCAGGAGCCGGACGGATTCCCTGATAGTTCTCGCGGATCAGTTCTTCGTTGCTAAGATTTTCATTGGCCGCGTAGCCCCAGATAACCTTACGCACCCGCTCATGCAAATATTCGGCAAAGGCTTCCGCCAGACGATCGGCCAGCGCTTTCACCATAATTTTATTGTAATCGTCGTGCTGGCGCTCCCAGGCCTGTGCCAATGCATCTTCTTCCAGGCCGCCGGTTACGGCAAAAGCGCCAAGGTAGTCCGCCTTTCCGCTCGCTTTCGGCGCGATAAAATCCGCCAGGCAATAGTTTGCAAAGCCTACCTTCTCCGTTTGCTGACGCAAATGGTGGCTGATGGCGATAACCTGCGTGCGTGACTCATCACGATAGATTTCAATATCATCGCCTACACGGTTAGCTGGAAAGATGCCTACCACGCCGCGTGGCGTCAGGCTGCCCTCAGCGCTCAGCCGATCCAGCATGGCATTGGCGTCGGCAAACAGCCGCTGCGCCTCTTCTCCAACAACCTCATCTTCCAGAATGCGCGGGTATTTCCCTGCCAGAGACCAGGTCATGAAAAAGGGCGTCCAGTCAATATAGTGACGTAGCGTTTCAATAGAGGCCCGCACTTCACTAACGCCCAGTCGATGCGCCACCGGCGGCGTGTAGTGCGCCCAGTCGAAGGCGAAATCATTTTCCCGCGCCGCCTGGAGCGTTACCGGCGGCGTGCGCGGCTTTTTACGCGCGTGCTGTATGCGCACCGTTTCATACTCTTTACGCGTGCGGGCAACAAAATCATCGTGCTGCGTAGGCGACAGCAGTGCAGAAACGACGCCTACGGTACGCGAAGCATTCTGCACATAGACCGTCGGGCCGCTGTAGTTCTGCTCAATTTTCACTGCGGTATGCGCTTTTGATGTGGTCGCGCCGCCAATCAGCAGCGGCAGCGTAAAGCCCTGGCGCTCCATCTCTTTGGCGACGTTAACCATCTCATCCAGCGAAGGCGTAATCAGCCCCGACAGGCCAATAATATCTGCCTTCTCTTCGCGCGCGGTCTTAAGAATTTTTTCTGTCGGCACCATTACGCCGAGATCGATAATTTCATAATTGTTGCACTGCAATACCACGCCAACGATATTTTTACCGATATCATGCACATCGCCTTTTACCGTCGCCAGCACGATCTTGCCGTTACTGCTGCCGACCGCCTTGCTGGCCTGAATATAGGGTTCCAGCCAGGCCACCGCCTGCTTCATGACGCGTGCCGATTTCACCACCTGCGGCAGAAACATCTTCCCTTCGCCGAAGAGATCGCCAACGACATTCATCCCGGCCATCAGTGGTCCTTCGATCACTTCAATAGGCCGATCGGCTTCCAGACGCGCCGCCTCGGTATCCTCTTCGATAAATTCGGTGATACCTTTAACCAGCGAATATTCCAGCCGCTTCGCCACGTCCCAGCTGCGCCATTCCGCCTGCGGTTTACTGCTCTCATCATCGCTTTTACTGCCGCGATATTTCTCCGCCAGATCCAGCAGGCGCTCGGTGCCGTCGGCGCGTCGGTTTAAAATAACATCTTCAACCGCATCGCGCAGTTCAGTGGGCAGATCGTCATAAATAGCCAGCTGACCGGCGTTGACGATGCCCATATCCATACCGTTGCGGATGGCGTAATAGAGGAATACCGCGTGAATAGCCTCGCGTACCGGGTCGTTTCCGCGAAATGAGAATGAAACATTGGAGACGCCGCCAGAGATCAGCGCGTGCGGGAGCTCGCGTTTAATATCCTCGCAGGCACCGATAAAATCCATCGCATAGTTGTTATGCTCATCGATGCCGGTGGCAACCGCAAAGATGTTGGGATCGAAAATAATATCTTCCGGCGGGAAACCCACCTCTTCTGTCAGGATCTGATAAGCCCGACGACAGATTTCAATTTTACGTGCCCGCGTGTCCGCCTGGCCTTCTTCATCAAAGGCCATAACCACCATCGCCGCGCCGTAACGCCGCACCAGCCGCGCATGTTCAATAAAGGCAGCAACGCCCTCCTTCATCGAGATGGAGTTGACGATGCCTTTCCCCTGGATGCAGCGTAAGCCTTTTTCGATCACTTCCCATTTGGAGGAATCGATCATAATCGGCACGCGGGCAATATCCGGCTCGCCAGCAATCAGGTTCAGGAAGCGCACCATCGCCGCCTCAGCGTCGAGCATGCCCTCATCCATATTGATATCGATGATTTGCGCACCGTTTTCTACCTGTTGCCGTGCGACATCCAGCGCCTCGCTATATTTCTCTTCTTTGATCAACCGCTTAAATTTGGCCGAACCGGTAACGTTGGTACGCTCGCCGACGTTAACAAACAGCGAGTCAGCGCCGATATTTAACGGCTCAAGGCCGGAAAGACGGCAGGCTACCGCTAGCTGTGGAAGTTTACGCGGCGCTACGCCGTCCACCGCACGGGCCATAGCGGCAATATGTGCGGGCGTGGTACCGCAGCAGCCGCCAACGATATTAAGAAAGCCAGCGCGTGCCCATTCGCTGATCTGCTCAGCCATGACCGCGGCATCCAGATCGTATTCGCCAAAGGCGTTAGGCAACCCGGCGTTGGGATGCGCGCTAACGCAGCATTCAGCAAGACGAGACATTTCCGCCACGTACTGACGCAGTTCATCCGGCCCCAATGCGCAGTTCAAACCAAACGACAGCGGTTCAGCATGGCGCAACGAGTTATAAAAGGCTTCGGTTGTCTGACCCGACAGCGTGCGTCCGGAAGCATCGGTAATGGTGCCAGAGATCATCAGCGGCAGCGTGACGCCCAGCGCTTCAAATTCACTTTGGATCGCGAAAATGGCGGCTTTGGCGTTTAACGTGTCAAAAATGGTTTCGATCATCAACAGATCGACGCCGCCCTCAATCAGCGCACGCGTGGATTCGCGATAGGCGGTAACCAGCTGCTCAAAGGTGATATTACGAAAGGCGGGATCGTTAACGTCAGGCGAAATAGAGCAGGTGCGGTTAGTCGGGCCCAGCACGCCAGCCACATAGCGTGGACGATGCGGTGTCTTAGCGCTCCATTCGTCAGCGCAGGCGCGGGCGAGCTTTGCGGCGGCATAGTTAATTTCTGCCGACAACGACTCCATCTGGTAATCCGCCATGGCGATCGTGGTGGCGTTAAAGGTGTTGGTTTCCAGAATATCGGCACCAGCTTCCAGATAGGCGCAGTGAATAGAACGTATGATCTCTGGCTGCGTCAGTACCAGCAGATCGTTATTTCCCTTCAGATCGCTGGGCCAGTCGGCAAAGCGCTCACCGCGGTAATCCTTTTCCTCCAGCCGATAGCTCTGGATCATGGTGCCCATACCGCCATCCAGCACCATAATGCGCTGTGCCAGCTGCTGATGCAGCGTATCGATTCTGTTATTCACTCTTATTTCACCTGTCTCATCATTCTTATTACCGTCTACGAATCGGGAAAACGACTCCGTAGATCACGCTGTTTTTATTAATAGTTATAAGAGCCAGCGTGTCGTAACGGTGAGTTGCTGCGCACTTTCACTGGCAACGCTTTTTTACCTAGTCGAGCGTGGGATTCATATGCCGTAAATCGTAAGGTGTGATCTGGTAAACGTAATAGTTAAGCCAGTTAGAGAACAGCAAATTACCGTGGCTGCGCCAGCTGGCGCGCGGCGGCAATGTCGGATTATCTTGTGGAAAATAATTACAGGGAATAACCGGATTTAGACCGGCTTCGCAGTCACGCTGATATTCACCCGCCAGCGTTAGCGCATCATATTCCGGATGGCCGGTGACAAAAGCCAGGCGTTTATCTTTGCTGCCTAACAGATAAGGTCCTGCCAGCTCAGATTCAGCGAAGATTTCCAGATCGGTATAGTCCCTGATGAGCTGTGCAGGAAAATCGGCATAGCGCGAATGTGGAGCAAGGAAGGTATCGTCGAAACCACGAGTCAACAACGCATGCGGTTGCAGCGTTTGATGTTCATAGACGCCTGACAGCTTGGTAGCCCTGGTCTGTTTTGGGAGACCGTAGAGGATGTTGAGCGCGGCCTGTACCGCCCAGCAGACAAACAGGGTTGAGGTGACATGCTCTTTAGCCCAGTGCAGTACGCGCTGGATCTGTGGCCAGTAGGCGACATCCTGAAAATCCACCAAACCTAACGGGGCACCGGTCACTATCAGGCCATCAAAGTTATCATGAGCGATATCTTCAAAGTTGCAGTAGAAGTTATTGAGGTGCTCCATAGGCGTATTACGCGATTCACGACTGTCGATACGCAACAGCTGAATATCAATTTGTAGCGGCGAGTTGGAAAGCAGGCGCAAAAACTGATTTTCTGTCTCGATCTTTTTCGGCATCAGATTCAGTACCAGCACTTTGAGCGGTCGAATTTCCTGAACGCTGGCGCGGGAATGGGTCATGACAAACACATTCTCATTACGCAGACAGTTTACGGCTGGTAGTTCATCGGGTACCCGAATCGGCATAACCTGTTTTCCTCACAACACACGTTTATACGTTTAGACATCCAGATGCCTAAAAATAACCTGTGGCGTGTAAAATGTCGAGTCTTCAGGCAGAAATTGAAAATGTTTCATACAAAACGGCATAAGCGGAATAACGGAGCTAAAAAAACATGAAATTGGTTATAGAAAAAATCGGAAAAGGCTGGTCAGGAAAGGTGGGATTGATCTGTTGATCAGAAAAACAGGGTGAAAATTTTCCCGGCAGGAAAAAGGAAAGGAAAACCTGGATATTGCAGAGACGAAAAAGCCCCGGCTTTCGCCGGGGCTCCGTCGTTTGTTTGATGCCTGGCAGTTCCCTACTCTCGCATGGGGAAGCCCCACACTACCATCGGCGCTGCGGCGTTTCACTTCTGAGTTCGGCATGGGGTCAGGTGGGACCACCGCGCTCTCGCCGCCAGGCAAATTCTTGTCGCCGGAACGCGCTTTTACCCGCTCCCGCTTGATGCTTTAATCCGGTGAACAAACTGAAAATTCTCGCGTCTCTCTCTTTCCCCAAAACGCTTCCGGCGTTGTAAGGTTAAGCCTCACGGGTCATTAGTACCGGTCAGCTCAACGCATCGCTGCGCTTACACACCCGGCCTATCAACGTCGTCGTCTTCAACGTCCCTTCAGGAGGCTCAAAGGCCTCAGGGAAGACTCATCTCGAGGCAAGTTTCGTGCTTAGATGCTTTCAGCACTTATCTCTTCCGCACGTAGCTACCGGGCAGTGCCATTGGCATGACAACCCGTACACCAGCGGTGCGTTCACTCCGGTCCTCTCGTACTAGGAGCAACCCCTCTCAGTCTTCCAGCGCCCACGGCAGATAGGGACCGAACTGTCTCACGACGTTCTAAACCCAGCTCGCGTACCACTTTAAATGGCGAACAGCCATACCCTTGGGACCTACTTCAGCCCCAGGATGTGATGAGCCGACATCGAGGTGCCAAACACCGCCGTCGATATGAACTCTTGGGCGGTATCAGCCTGTTATCCCCGGAGTACCTTTTATCCGTTGAGCGATGGCCCTTCCATTCAGAACCACCGGATCACTATGACCTGCTTTCGCACCTGCCCGAGCCGTCACTCTCGCAGTCAAGCCAGCTTATGCCATTGCACTAACCTCACGATGTCCGACCGTGATTAGCTGACCTTCGTACTCCTCCGTTACGCTTTGGGAGGAGACCGCCCCAGTCAAACTACCCACCAGACACTGTCCGCAGCCCGGATTACGGGCCTACGTTAGAACACCAGCCATTAAAGGGTGGTATTTCAAGGGCGGCTCCACGCGGACTGGCGTCCGCGCTTCAAAGCCTCCCACCTATCCTGCACATCAAGGACCGGTGTTCAGTGTCAAGCTGTAGTAAAGGTTCACGGGGTCTTTCCGTCTTGCCGCGGGTACACTGCATCTTCACAGCGAGTTCAATTTCACTGAGTCTCGGGTGGAGACAGCCTGGCCATCATTACGCCATTCGTGCAGGTCGGAACTTACCCGACAAGGAATTTCGCTACCTTAGGACCGTTATAGTTACGGCCGCCGTTTACCGGGGCTTCGATCAAGAGCTTCGCGTTGCCGCTGACCCCATCAATTAACCTTCCGGCACCGGGCAGGCGTCACACCGTATACGTCCACTTTCGTGTTTGCACAGTGCTGTGTTTTTAATAAACAGTTGCAGCCAGCTGGTATCTTCGACTGGCCTCGGCTCCGGGAGCAAGTCCCCTCACCTACGCGCCAGCGTGCCTTCTCCCGAAGTTACGGCACCATTTTGCCTAGTTCCTTCACCCGAGTTCTCTCAAGCGCCTTGGTATTCTCTACCTGACCACCTGTGTCGGTTTGGGGTACGATTCCGCGTTACCTGGAGCTTAGAGGCTTTTCCTGGAAGCAGGGCATTTGTTGCTTCAGCGCCGTAGCGCCTCGTCATCACGCCTCAGCCTTAAGCATCCGGATTTGCCTGGATGCTCAGCCTACACGCTTAAACCGGGACAACCGTCGCCCGGCCAACATAGCCTTCTCCGTCCCCCTTCGCAGTAACGCCGAGTACGGGAATATTAACCCGTTTCCCATCGACTACGCCTTTCGGCCTCGCCTTAGGGGTCGACTCACCCTGCCCCGATTAACGTTGGACAGGAACCCTTGGTCTTCCGGCGAGCGGGCTTTTCACCCGCTTTATCGTTACTTATGTCAGCATTCGCACTTCTGATACCTCCAGCATGCCTCACAGCACACCTTCGCAGGCTTACAGAACGCTCCCCTACCCAACAACACTTACGTGTCGCTGCCGCAGCTTCGGTGCATGGTTTAGCCCCGTTACATCTTCCGCGCAGGCCGACTCGACCAGTGAGCTATTACGCTTTCTTTAAATGATGGCTGCTTCTAAGCCAACATCCTGGCTGTCTGGGCCTTCCCACATCGTTTCCCACTTAACCATGACTTTGGGACCTTAGCTGGCGGTCTGGGTTGTTTCCCTCTTCACGACGGACGTTAGCACCCGCCGTGTGTCTCCCGTGATAACATTCTCCGGTATTCGCAGTTTGCATCGGGTTGGTAAGCCGGGATGGCCCCCTAGCCGAAACAGTGCTCTACCCCCGGAGATGAATTCACGAGGCGCTACCTAAATAGCTTTCGGGGAGAACCAGCTATCTCCCGGTTTGATTGGCCTTTCACCCCCAGCCACAGGTCATCCGCTAATTTTTCAACATTAGTCGGTTCGGTCCTCCAGTTAGTGTTACCCAACCTTCAACCTGCCCATGGCTAGATCACCGGGTTTCGGGTCTATACCCTGCAACTTAGCGCCCGGTTAAGACTCGGTTTCCCTTCGGCTCCCCTATGCGGTTAACCTTGCTACAGAATATAAGTCGCTGACCCATTATACAAAAGGTACGCAGTCACCTAACAAGTAGGCTCCCACTGCTTGTACGTACACGGTTTCAGGTTCTGTTTCACTCCCCTCGCCGGGGTTCTTTTCGCCTTTCCCTCACGGTACTGGTTCACTATCGGTCAGTCAGGAGTATTTAGCCTTGGAGGATGGTCCCCCCATGTTCAGACAGGATACCACGTGTCCCGCCCTACTCGTCGAACTCACAGCGCATGCGCTTTTGTGTACGGGACTGTCACCCTGTACCGTGCGCCTTTCCAGACGCTTCCACTAACACACGCGCTGATTCAGGTTCTGGGCTCTTCCCCGTTCGCTCGCCGCTACTCAGGGAATCTCGGTTGATTTCTTTTCCTCGGGGTACTTAGATGTTTCAGTTCCCCCGGTTCGCCTCATGCCACTATGTATTCATGACATGATAGTGCAACGGATTGCACTGGGTTTCCCCATTCGGGTATCGCCGATTATTGCGGTTCATATCACCTTGCCGGCGCTTATCGCAGATTAGCACGCCCTTCATCGCCTCTGACTGCCAGGGCATCCACCGTGTACGCTTCGTCGCTTAACCTCACAACCCGCAAGCGTCTCGTGAGACACTTACCGGCGCGAGAAATTGAGAGACTCTGAACGGCTTCTGTAAAAAAGCCGCTCTTTCAAATTTTCAGCTTGTTCCGGATTGTTAAAGAGCAATATCTTAAAGCCGACTCGCTAAAGTCAGTTTTAAGATATGGGGGCAGGTAACTTTCACTTACGTACCAGCAAGTGGCGTCCCCTAGGGGATTCGAACCCCTGTTACCGCCGTGAAAGGGCGGTGTCCTGGGCCTCTAGACGAAGGGGACACTGAGTCTGCTTCGCAAGACGCCTTGCTCATGCTTTCTATCAGACAATCTGTGTGAGCACTTCACCGAATGGTATCCGCTGGTAAGGAGGTGATCCAACCGCAGGTTCCCCTACGGTTACCTTGTTACGACTTCACCCCAGTCATGAATCACAAAGTGGTAAGCGCCCTCCCGAAGGTTAAGCTACCTACTTCTTTTGCAACCCACTCCCATGGTGTGACGGGCGGTGTGTACAAGGCCCGGGAACGTATTCACCGTGGCATTCTGATCCACGATTACTAGCGATTCCGACTTCACGGAGTCGAGTTGCAGACTCCGATCCGGACTACGACGCACTTTGTGAGGTCCGCTTGCTCTCGCGAGGTCGCTTCTCTTTGTATGCGCCATTGTAGCACGTGTGTAGCCCTGGTCGTAAGGGCCATGATGACTTGACGTCATCCCCACCTTCCTCCGGTTTATCACCGGCAGTCTCCTTTGAGTTCCCGCCATCACGCGCTGGCAACAAAGGATAAGGGTTGCGCTCGTTGCGGGACTTAACCCAACATTTCACAACACGAGCTGACGACAGCCATGCAGCACCTGTCTCACGGCTCCCGAAGGCACAACCGCATCTCTGCAGTCTTCCGTGGATGTCAAGACCAGGTAAGGTTCTTCGCGTTGCATCGAATTAAACCACATGCTCCACCGCTTGTGCGGGCCCCCGTCAATTCATTTGAGTTTTAACCTTGCGGCCGTACTCCCCAGGCGGTCGACTTAACGCGTTAGCTCCGGAAGCCACGAGTCAAGCTCACAGCCTCCAAGTCGACATCGTTTACGGCGTGGACTACCAGGGTATCTAATCCTGTTTGCTCCCCACGCTTTCGCACCTGAGCGTCAGTCTTCGTCCAGGGGGCCGCCTTCGCCACCGGTATTCCTCCAGATCTCTACGCATTTCACCGCTACACCTGGAATTCTACCCCCCTCTACGAGACTCAAGCCTGCCAGTTTCGGATGCAGTTCCCGGGTTGAGCCCGGGGATTTCACATCCGACTTGACAGACCGCCTGCGTGCGCTTTACGCCCAGTAATTCCGATTAACGCTTGCACCCTCCGTATTACCGCGGCTGCTGGCACGGAGTTAGCCGGTGCTTCTTCTGCGGGTAACGTCAATGACGAACCGTATTAAGGCTCACCCCTTCCTCCCCGCTGAAAGTACTTTACAACCCGAAGGCCTTCTTCATACACGCGGCATGGCTGCATCAGGCTTGCGCCCATTGTGCAATATTCCCCACTGCTGCCTCCCGTAGGAGTCTGGACCGTGTCTCAGTTCCAGTGTGGCTGGTCATCCTCTCAGACCAGCTAGGGATCGTCGCCTTGGTGAGCCGTTACCCCACCAACAAGCTAATCCCATCTGGGCACATCCGATGGCGTGAGGCCCGAAGGTCCCCCACTTTGGTCCGAAGACGTTATGCGGTATTAGCCACCGTTTCCAGTGGTTATCCCCCTCCATCGGGCAGTTTCCCAGACATTACTCACCCGTCCGCCACTCGTCGGCAAAGAAGCAAGCTTCTTCCCGCTACCGTTCGACTTGCATGTGTTAGGCCTGCCGCCAGCGTTCAATCTGAGCCATGATCAAACTCTTCAATTAAAGTCTGATGCTCAGAGAAAAACGTCGTAATGAATTACGTGTTCACTCAGAGACTTTGATACTGCAATTAGTTTGCGATATCCGTTCCGTGAGTGCCCACACAGATTGTCTGATAAATTGTTAAAGAGCAGTGCAACAGGGCGCTTCGCCGTGTTGCGAGGTGGCGTATATTACGCTTTCCTCTTTCAGAGTCAACCCCTTTTTCGGGAAGTTTTTCTCCGGCGATTCAGAACCGCTGAACCGCTCAACACCGCGTGGCGTAAGCCGCTGTGCCGTGTCGATGGAGGCGCATTATAGGGAGTTCTCGCGGCGCTGCAACCGCTAAATTGCAATAAAATGACTGTTTGCTGCAATCCTCAGCAAAAGCCGGGTTTATACCCAGTTATCCACAGAATTACCCACATTGCGCCAGCCATTTAATTTAGACGAGCATCGCGCAAACGTTTTCGCTACAATGCCAGCCGACGTTAGCAATGCCCCTGATGGGGCGTTACCTGAAGCTTACGGCTGTATTAATTCTTAAGCTTGATGTAACGCTCTTTACTTGCGAACCAAAGCCAAGGGATAAAACCACCATGCAACAACGTCGCCCTGTACGCCGTGCTCTGCTCAGCGTTTCTGATAAAGCCGGTATCGTCGAATTCGCTCAGGCTCTTTCCAGCCGGGGTGTTGAACTGCTCTCCACCGGCGGTACCGCTCGCCTGCTTGCAGACGCGGGCCTGCCGGTAACAGAGGTTTCCGATTACACCGGTTTCCCGGAGATGATGGACGGTCGTGTTAAAACGCTGCATCCAAAAGTACACGGCGGTATTTTGGGGCGTCGCGGTCAGGATGACGCCATCATGGCGGAGCACCATATTGCACCGATCGATATGGTTGTCGTTAACCTTTATCCTTTTGCTCAGACCGTAGCGCGTGAAGGCTGCACGCTGGAGGACGCGGTAGAGAATATCGATATTGGCGGGCCGACGATGGTACGCTCAGCGGCCAAGAACCATAAAGATGTCGCCATCGTAGTGAAAAGCAGCGACTACCAGGCAATCATTGCCGAGCTGGATGCTAATGAGAATGCGTTAACGCTGGAAACCCGTTTCGATCTGGCGATTAAGGCGTTTGAACACACCGCCGCTTACGACAGCATGATCGCCAACTATTTCGGCAGCCTGGTGCCCGCCTACCATGGCGAAACAAACGCGCCAGCCGGACGCTTCCCTCGTACCCTGAACCTGAACTTTATCAAGAAACAGGATATGCGCTACGGCGAGAACAGCCACCAGCAGGCCGCATTCTATATAGAAGAGGAAGTTAAAGAAGCTTCCGTCGCCACCGCGCAACAGCTTCAGGGCAAAGCGCTCTCCTATAACAACATTGCCGATACCGATGCCGCGCTGGAGTGCGTTAAAGCCTTTGATGAGCCCGCCTGCGTTATCGTGAAGCACGCTAACCCGTGCGGCGTAGCGGTAGGCGGCTCTCTGCTTGACGCTTACGATCGCGCTTATAAAACCGATCCTACCTCTGCTTTCGGCGGTATCATCGCCTTTAACCGCGAACTGGATGAAGCTACCGCAGAAGCGATTATCAGCCGTCAGTTTGTTGAAGTGATTATTGCCC
The sequence above is a segment of the Mixta intestinalis genome. Coding sequences within it:
- a CDS encoding Na/Pi cotransporter family protein gives rise to the protein MLTLLNLLSAVALLVWGTHIVRTGIMRVYGADLRRVLSRSVEKKPMAFIAGIGVTALVQSSNATTLLVTSFVAQNLVGLTPALVIILGADVGTAIMARVLTFDLSWLSPLFIFFGVVFFLGRKQSRAGQLGRASIGLGLILLALQLVVEAARPITQASGVQVLFSSLTGDIMLDALIGAVFAIISYSSLAAVLLTATLTATGVISFQVALCLVIGANLGSGLLAMLNNSGSNAAGKRVALGSLLFKAIGCVLVLPFIHVLAPWLDRLPVHDEELVIFFHVFYNLIRCVIMVPFTDPMARLCKRLIRDDQENDARLKPKHLDRSALDTPALALANAARETLRMGDVLELMMFNFSKVIHGEPRQDREIRRLDDDVDVLYTAIKLYLARMPKEDLPEEDSRRWAEIIETALNLEQAGDIIERMSGDVADKSLAARRAFSPEGLKELEQLHEQLMNNLRLALSVFLSRDIASAKRLRRAKHRLRMMIRRFSHAHVDRLHQKNVQSIETSSLHLGLLGDMKRLNSLFCAVAYSVLEQPDDERDEG
- the metH gene encoding methionine synthase, with the translated sequence MVLDGGMGTMIQSYRLEEKDYRGERFADWPSDLKGNNDLLVLTQPEIIRSIHCAYLEAGADILETNTFNATTIAMADYQMESLSAEINYAAAKLARACADEWSAKTPHRPRYVAGVLGPTNRTCSISPDVNDPAFRNITFEQLVTAYRESTRALIEGGVDLLMIETIFDTLNAKAAIFAIQSEFEALGVTLPLMISGTITDASGRTLSGQTTEAFYNSLRHAEPLSFGLNCALGPDELRQYVAEMSRLAECCVSAHPNAGLPNAFGEYDLDAAVMAEQISEWARAGFLNIVGGCCGTTPAHIAAMARAVDGVAPRKLPQLAVACRLSGLEPLNIGADSLFVNVGERTNVTGSAKFKRLIKEEKYSEALDVARQQVENGAQIIDINMDEGMLDAEAAMVRFLNLIAGEPDIARVPIMIDSSKWEVIEKGLRCIQGKGIVNSISMKEGVAAFIEHARLVRRYGAAMVVMAFDEEGQADTRARKIEICRRAYQILTEEVGFPPEDIIFDPNIFAVATGIDEHNNYAMDFIGACEDIKRELPHALISGGVSNVSFSFRGNDPVREAIHAVFLYYAIRNGMDMGIVNAGQLAIYDDLPTELRDAVEDVILNRRADGTERLLDLAEKYRGSKSDDESSKPQAEWRSWDVAKRLEYSLVKGITEFIEEDTEAARLEADRPIEVIEGPLMAGMNVVGDLFGEGKMFLPQVVKSARVMKQAVAWLEPYIQASKAVGSSNGKIVLATVKGDVHDIGKNIVGVVLQCNNYEIIDLGVMVPTEKILKTAREEKADIIGLSGLITPSLDEMVNVAKEMERQGFTLPLLIGGATTSKAHTAVKIEQNYSGPTVYVQNASRTVGVVSALLSPTQHDDFVARTRKEYETVRIQHARKKPRTPPVTLQAARENDFAFDWAHYTPPVAHRLGVSEVRASIETLRHYIDWTPFFMTWSLAGKYPRILEDEVVGEEAQRLFADANAMLDRLSAEGSLTPRGVVGIFPANRVGDDIEIYRDESRTQVIAISHHLRQQTEKVGFANYCLADFIAPKASGKADYLGAFAVTGGLEEDALAQAWERQHDDYNKIMVKALADRLAEAFAEYLHERVRKVIWGYAANENLSNEELIRENYQGIRPAPGYPACPEHTEKATIWQLLEVERHTGMKLTESFAMWPGASVSGWYFSHPDSRYFAVAQLQRDQIEDYAQRKGMAVSEVERWLASHLGYDAD
- the metA gene encoding homoserine O-acetyltransferase MetA gives rise to the protein MPIRVPDELPAVNCLRNENVFVMTHSRASVQEIRPLKVLVLNLMPKKIETENQFLRLLSNSPLQIDIQLLRIDSRESRNTPMEHLNNFYCNFEDIAHDNFDGLIVTGAPLGLVDFQDVAYWPQIQRVLHWAKEHVTSTLFVCWAVQAALNILYGLPKQTRATKLSGVYEHQTLQPHALLTRGFDDTFLAPHSRYADFPAQLIRDYTDLEIFAESELAGPYLLGSKDKRLAFVTGHPEYDALTLAGEYQRDCEAGLNPVIPCNYFPQDNPTLPPRASWRSHGNLLFSNWLNYYVYQITPYDLRHMNPTLD